In Rhodopirellula sp. P2, the DNA window GAGCACCTCGGGGCACACGCCGGGCAAAGTCCGGACCTTCAGCGGCCAAAACCAAAGTCGCCGTGAGGTGACCTGGGCGTACCCGCAACCAGAGAAGAACCCGTACCGGCTGGAATGGACGGACTTGGTCGACGCAATCGTCCACGACAAGCCTTACAACGAGGTGCCGCGTGGTGTGCAAGCGAGTTTGGTGACCAGCATGGGGCGGATGGCGGCTCACACCGGCCAAGAGATCACGTTGGAGCAGATGACCAACTGCCCGCATGAGTTCGCACCGGGCGTGGCGGAACTGACCGTGGACGGCCCGGCGCCTGTGATCGCCAACGCAGATGGCTCGTACCCCGTTCCTCAACCTGGGATTCTGAAAGACGTCGAGTACAAGTTGTTCGACGTCTGAAAGACGTCGCCGGATTCGCCTTAAACGTAGCCGGATTCGCCAAGAATTCGGAGGGACAACAATCAGGAACATCCGAATTCTGGCGAATCCGGCTACGGTGGCCTGACGGGTGCTGAGGATGAATTTGGCCTCTGGCCAAGAACCCTCGTGGTGGACTTGCTTCGCAGCCTGTTGATTTAGTCAGCCGGAGCGCGATCGCGTCCGGTTCGTCTCCGGTAACCGTGGGCTAACGTCCGTCGGCTGATCGTTCAATCTTTGAAACGTATTGAATCAACAATCTGTTAGCCAGTGAGGTGAGTTGGCTGCATCATTTCGGTGAGCTCGGTGCTCTCTATGGCAAACGACATGTCGTGGGCGAGATGGGGGATTGCTGGACGCCTCGCTTCTGGCGAAGCATCGGCTGGGTGCCATGTGAGACATGGCCTACATTGGTGCTGGAAATGCGTCTGCGTCCGAATTCTGGCGAATCCGGCTACCGGTGAGTGGCCTTGCTGACGCGGCGGGTTATGACCAGTGGGCTTGCAATCCTAGGTAGCCGGATTCGGTGGGAACGTAGCCGGATTCGCCAAGAATTCGGAACGGCGATGATCAAGAACATCCGAATTCTGGCGAATCCGGCTACGGGCGGGATTGAATGAAGAAAGGAACACAGGTTTGTTTGAGTTGCGCTGTACGGTTCGAAATTGCGGGCTGGCTTTGTCGCCGGTGGAGGGTGGGCTGCGCTGTGAGAACGGGCACCATTTCGATCGGGCTCGCGAGGGCTACTACAGCTTGTCCCAGCCCCAAGATCGCAAGTCCAAACAACCGGGCGATGCGGATGCAGCCGTGCTGGCCCGCCATCGTTGGTTGCAACGTGGGCATGCCAGCGGATTGATTGATGCCTTGCGGCCTTGGGTGGCAAGGCAAGCGGGAAACGGCAACTCCCGAACAATTGACTTGGGTTGCGGCGAAGGCACCTTTGGCCCGGCTCTGTTTGGTGATTCGCCCGATACCTATTGCGGGATCGATCTGTCGAAGAAGGCGATCAAGCTGGCCGCTCGCGGGTGGCCGGAAGCGACGTGGGTCTGGGCCAATGCGGATCGGTCGCTGCCGGTGGCGGATGGCAGTGTCTCTCGCGTGCTGTCGCTGTTCGGTCGTCGGCCGGTGTCCGAAATCGCTCGCGTGCTGACGGAAGATGGAAAGCTGATCGTTGCCGTGCCTGGCGAAGAGGACTTGATCGAACTACGCGAACATGTGCAGCAATCGGGGCAACGCCGGAGTCGCTGGGAGAAGGTCGTCGACGAGATGGCCGCCGAAGGATTGAAGCTGGTCGAACATCGACTGTGGCAGCAGCAGGTTGACCTGGATCGCGAGGCGATCGCGGACGCGATGGCGATGACCTATCGCGGCGTGCGGTTTTCGCAGAACGCTCGCGTGCAGACCGCCTCGGCCATGCCAGTGACGCTGGCCGCGGATCTGATGTTGTTCTGCCGATGAGCCTCGATGTAGCCGGATTCGCCAAGAATTCGGAGGGGCAACGAGCAGGGACATCCGAATTCTGGCGAATCCGGCTACGAACCGGTGCAGACCGCCTCGGCCATGCCAGTGACGCTGGCCGCGGACCTGATGTTGTTCCGCCGATGATCCTCGATGTAGCCGGATTCGCCAAGAATTCGGTGGGGCGAACAGCAGGGACATCCGAATTCTGGCGAATCCGGCTACGAACCGGTGCAGACCGCCTCGGCCATGCCGGTGACGCTGGCCGCGGACTTGATGCTGTTCCGCCGATGATCCTCGACGTAGCCGGATTCGCCAAGAATTCGGAGGGGCGACGAGCAGGGACATCCGAATTCTGGCGAATTCGGCTACGAACCGGTGCAGACTGCCACGGCCATGCCAGTGACGCTGGCCGCGGACCTGATGTTGTTCTGCCGGTGATCCTCGATGTAGCCGGATTCGCCAAGAATTCGGAAGGGCGACGAGCAGAGACATCCGAATTCTGGCGAATCCGGCTACGTGTCCGAAGGCAGTCGGCTACGAACCTCGTTGCAGCCCGTTGGATCGCAGGTAGGAGACGATTCGCCAGTATCGTGGCCAATAGTCGGCGGCGAAGGGAGTCAACTCGGGATAACCGGGAACCAAGCACCCGGTGAACTTGTAGTCGGCATAGCCATCGATGGGCACTAAACCAGCACGCTCTGGGTTCCGAGCGATGTAGTCACAGACGGCCTCGATCGATTGTTCCTTGCGTTCTTCGTCCTGCAAAACGTCGTCATAGGCCTGCCCCTGCAACTCCACCTGGAGTCGCTCCAGCACATCATTGAGTCGGTCGCGAAAGTGACGCATCCCAAGACGCTGATCGCTGCTCTCAAACAACCCCATCCATAGCATGTGAATGTGATCCGGCATCAAGCAATACACCGGGCAAGCGATGGCGTATCGAAAGACGGTGTGCGTGAGCAGCTCGCGAAACTTGTAGAGAAGGGTCGGTTTGCACCAGCCTCGCTTGCGGTCCTGAATGACAAGACTCCAGTGCACACAAGCATCTCCACGATAAAACTCGGGCGAGAGCCGCTTGAGGTAGGAGTGCTTGCTGGACGGTCGCTTCATGAGCCTGATCTGAGAGCAGGTGGAAGAGCATTGCTGGTTGTGGGACCGTTTCGATGTAGCCGGATTCGCCAAGAATTCGGAGGGGCGACGAGCAGGGACAACCGAATTCTGGCGAATCCGGCTACGGGTGGGGGGCGGTGAGGAGTTTCGACGTAGCCGGATTCGCCAAGAATTCGGACGGGCGGACAGCAGGGACATCCGAATTCTGGCGAATCCGGCTACGAATTGAGGATTTCTTCGACGACGCGGCTTTGCTTGACTCCGGTGAGGCGTTGGTTGAGGCCTTTGAAGGGATAGACCATCGTCTCGTGGTGGAAGCCGAGCAGGTGCAGCATCGTCGCATGGAAGTCTCGCAGGTGCACGGATTCGGTCGCCGCGGTGTAACCGACCGCATCGGTCTCGCCATAGGTGAACCCTGGTTTGACGCCCCCGCCGGCCATCCACATCGTGAACGCCTCGGGACTGTGGTCGCGGCCGTGGAACGCCATCGTCGTTCCGCCGCGGTTCTCTCGCATCGGTGTGCGGCCAAACTCGCCGCCCCAGACAACCAGCGTGTCTTCCAGCATTCCACGCTGCTTGAGATCCGCCAGCAACGCCGCGATGGGCTTGTCCGTTTGCTTGCACTTGTCGGGCAAGCCGTGCTCGAGCGATTCGCTACGGTTGGATCCGTGCGTGTCCCAGCCCCAATCGAACAACTGCACAAAGCGGACGCCTTCTTCGACCAATCGTCGCGCGAGCAAGCAGTTGTTGGCAAACGATTCTTTGCCAGGTTCCGCGCCGTAGCTCTCGAGGGTCTCCGCGGTTTCTTGCGACAGATCCATCGCTTCGGGAGCAGCCACTTGCATCCGATAGGCCATCTCGTACTGAGCGATTCGGGTGACCGTTTCGGGATCGCCGTATTGCTGCAACGACTCTTGATTGAGTGCCGCCAGAGCATCCAGAACTTGCCGTCGTTCTTGCCGCGAAACACCTTCGGGGTTGGCGACATTCAGAACCGGATCGCCTTTGGATCGACACTGCACGCCTTGATAGACTGAAGGCAAGAATCCTGATCCCCACAGAGCCTTGCCCACCCGAGGCAAACGACCACCGGACAACAAGACAATGAATCCAGGCAGGTCTTCGTTCTCGCTGCCCAAACCATACGTCACCCAGGAACCGATCGATGGCGATCCCATCGGCGCGGCTCCGGTGTGCACCATCAACTGAGCCGGGCCGTGATTGAATTGGTCCGTCTTGACCGTTTTCAAGAAGCACAAATCATCGACTTGCTTGGCCAAGTTGGGCATCAGTTCGGACACCCATGCGCCAGATTCACCGTGTTGCTGGAAGTCATATTGGGGCCCCAGCATCCGGGGCGTGCCGTTGATGAAAGCAAAACGCTTGCCTTCCAAGAACGACTGCGGGCATTCTTTGCCATCGAGCTTCTTGAGATCTGGTTTGTAGTCAAACAACTCCAGTTGGCTGGGTGCACCGACCATGTGCAAGTAGATCACCCGTTTGACCTTGGCCGGCTGAGGCGGCGTCAGGGGACTGAGCGGATTGGTGGCGTCGTGCTGGGGATCAAAACCATGTTGCAGCGAGGCATTGGCGTGCGCTGCGTTTCCGCCCGCTTGCTGGGTCGCCAAGTAAATGGCTCCCAAACCAGCGGCGGATTCGGTCAGAAATTGCCGACGACTGGTTTGCAACAACGACTGACGAAAAAGCTCTTGAGAGAATGATTCGCGATGCATTTTATTTACTCATGATTTCGTCGAGGTTCAACAAAGCAGACGCAACCGCTTCGTAGGCGTCTTGCTCTTGTTCGGACTGTTGCTTGGCTTGCTCATACAGAGTCACCAAGATCTTCTGTTCAGAGGACGTTGGTGACCGAGAAGTCACCAACTGAAACCCCTTCGTCAAACGCTCTTCCAGCGGCCCATCCATGGCTTCGACTTTCTTTGCCAGTGCCTGCATGCATTCCACAAACGTGACGTCGTTGAGTGTCGTCAAGGCTTGCAGAGGCGTGTTGGATCGAAGCCGCCGCGGCGTGCAGAACTCGCGTGAAGGGGCGTCGAACGCGGCGAACATCGGATAAGGAATGCTGCGTTTGGTGTAGGTGTAAATCGAACGACGGTAGCGATCCGGGTTGCCAACATCGGGCGTGTTCCATTTGTCGCCGCCTTGAAAGGGCTTCCAAACGCCGTCGGGAATCGGAGGATGCACAGGAGCCCCATGCACTTCCGGCGAAAGCAATCCGGACACAAACAAGGCTTGATCGCGAACCATTTCGGCGGGCATGCGGAAACGGGGCCCACGAGCCAACCATCGGTTTTGCGGATCGACCAAGTCCGAATTGGGATCCATGACAGCGTCTTGTCGGTAGGTGCTCGACAAAACGATGGATCGGATCAGCTGCTTCCAGCTCCAGTCGTATTCATTCTGGAATTTGAGAGCCAAGTGATCCAGCAACTCAGGATGCGTCGGCCGTTCGCCGCTGGAACCAAAGTCTTCCTCGGTTGGCACCAAGCCCATCCCGAACAGACGAGCCCAGACACGGTTCACGGTCACACGTGCCGTCAGCGGGTTGCTGGGATCCACCAACCACTTCGCCAGATCCATTCGGTTGAACGGACCTTCACCAGCGATGGGCGGCATCGAATTCGGAACGTTCGGTTGGACCTGTTGATCCTTGGTCAGAAACAAACCGCGAATGAACACGTGGCTGGGGCGAGCCAAATGCTCGGGTCGTTCCATCATGATCGGGATGCGGACCGAAGCGATCTTTCGTCGTTCGCCAGAGATCCGTGACAGTTCGGCTCGCTCATCTGACAAGTCTTTGTCGGTCCACGCAAGCAATGCTTTTTCGTCCGAACAAACATCAACGCTGCCGCGACGGACGACCAAGGGGAACGCTCCCAAGGCTTGTTGTCGACAACTCATGTCGAGTTTGAGCTTTGCACCCTCGGGGACTTCAACTGGTTCCTTCAACAAGAACACGGCCACACGTGGATGATGGATTCGCGTGAAGGCTGCGAATCCGTCGCTGTTCTTCGGATCCATGCTGGATCGAGCATGCTTCAGTGGCTCGGGTTCATCCGCGACGACATGCGAGAACTCGATTTGAGTCGGTTCGTCTTCGCCACTGACCAAGACCGCATTCAAATGCGACAGGACAAATCCCCATTCGGAATCCGCCAGTGCGGTTTCGGGATTGCGAGGCAGCAGCGTCAAACGGATGGCGGTGAGCTTGTCGGCCGACGCAGGCATCTCACATTCGAGCGAGATCGTGGTGCCGTTGGACAGCGTGTCGATCGTGTAGAACTCCGTCCGTCCGTTGCGTTCTTCGACATCGACTTTGGTTTGCTTGGTGGCCGAGGCGGTCATGGAGTCGATCGGCTTCCAGTCCAACTCGTTCTCGCTGACCGCTTCGAATTCTTGATGCCAGATCGACTGTTTGAGCGAACGAATTCGGCGATCCAGTTCCGACGCACGCTCTTCGTCTTCATTGGCCAGCGGCACCGACAACAACGGTTCCTCACCACTCAGGTCACAATCGACCGAGTTGTTGAAGAACGCCATGAACTCGTAAAACTCTTCGTGTTCGATCGGGTCGTAGGGGTGGCTGTGACACTGAACGCAGCCGAACGTGATGCCTTGCCAGGTTTGCCAAACGGTGCTGACGCGGTCCATCACCGCGTTGATTCGAAACTCTTCATCGTCGGTGCCGCCTTCTTCATTCGTCTGAGTCAAACGACTGGCGGTGGTTGCCAAGCGATCGCTGATCGAGGGATCGGGCAGCAGGTCACCGGCGATTTGTTTGATCGTGAATTCATCAAACGGCATGTCGTTGTTGAGCGCGTCGATCACCCAGTCGCGATACTTCCACGCGTTGCGACGACCGTCCAATCCCAAGCCGCGGCTATCGGCATAGCGAATTTGATCCAGCCACACCGAGGCCCAGCGTTCGCCATAGCCGGATGATTGCAACAGCTCATCAACCTTCTCTGAGTAGGCCGCGTCACCACGTTCATTGGCGGCGGCTTGAAAGCGTTCGACTTCCTCCAGCGTCGGTGGCACACCGGTCAGGTCCAATGTGACTCGCCTAAGCCATTGGTGAGGTGGGGCATCCGCGGCGGGCTGAATGCCTTTCTCTTCGAGCGATTTGCGAACGAAGCGATCGATGGATTGACGGCAAGCGTCCGGGTTGGCAACGTCAGGAACGCTGGGGGCAACCGGAGGCTCATAGCCCCAGGATTGTTTCCACTTGGCACCTTCTTCAATCCAAGTCTTCAGCAGGGCAATCTTCCCCTCGGTCAACGGCGCGCCATGCTCGGGAGGCGGCATGATCTCCGATTCGTCATCCGACAGAATCCGATCGATCATGTAGGAGCCATCGACGTCGCCCGGCTCGATCACCGCCAGCGCGCTGTCCCGCTGAATGAACGACAGATCGCCGGCTTGTTTGACACCGCCGTGACAGGCCACGCAGTGCTCGTTCAAGATCGGTTGAATGTCATCGGCAAAGTCGACGGCAAAGTCGACGGCAAACGCGGACGACCAAGTCCCGAAACCGGTTCCAAGCCAAGTGGCAGCAAAACAGAAGAGATAAAAACGTTGTGTCATGAGCAGACAAACAAAGGAAAGGCAACTTCACTCGCAGGCAGCAACATTCCGCAGCAAGTCAACGCAGGCTTGGCCTGCGGCATTCTAAACCGCAGAGTCCTGGCTGATTTCTCCCAACGCACCATCCGCCAATGGCAACGTCGAGCGCCATAACAAAGAAAAAGGGAGCGGTCCCATCCACAATAAGCGGAACCATGCACCTCGGCAAATGACAAATTGCCACCAGCAAACGGTGCCAAATCGGCGAATATCGAGAAACGCCCGGCATATCAGGCGATATGCCGGGCGTTGTCGTTGCCGTTAAAAACGCAAAATTGAGTGAGGACTAAGACCGAGAATCAAAATTCCTGATCGATCACCTCTCTTGCACCACGGGTTCCCAGTGCCCCCCACAATCCATAGGGGCTGGCTGACCCAGGCGGATTGCTGCTCTCTTGCGAGGCGTTTCGATGCCAAACCGTTTCCGCCCGGCTGTTTCCGGCTTCGATCGAATCGGTGATGAACTTCACCGCCCCATCGGCCATCAACACGTGCACGCCGCCCTGGTGTCGACTGCTGGCAGTCGTGATGCCTTCCGTGCCATGGTTTCCGCCCAAGCAAACTTCACTGTTGGGCGGAAGGATGCACAGGAACTGAGAATAAAGCGGACGAAAATCAGCCCAGCGTCCACCGCGTGTCGTGGCACCACCCGAGGTCGTTGTGCCAGCCAGCCAAAACCCCGGACGGGCTGGATCGATCAGAGCATTGTCTTCGCAAGTCTTGGGATTTCCCATGATGCCGTTGCCCCACTGGCCACCGTGACCGCCGTTGTTTAGCGCGGCTGCCGAGCGGATGTCACGGTCGCCCAAGTCCGTGACGATTTCGCCACACATGATCGTGTTGGAAGTCCCATCAAGAATGTCTCGGAAACGAGTGTTGCCTCGGGGAACAAACACGCCGCGTAAGTTCGCCCGGCACTGGCGGACCAAATAGGTTTCATCCTGGTATCGCCATCGGCCTTGCCCGCCATGGAAATGCGAAGCACCAATCTGAGTTCGACTGGTCGCATCGCCAACGCAGGCAGCGTAGTTGCTTCGTCCAACCGTCGGCAGTCCCCGACCGGGATCACTGGGGCAACGATAAGTCGGCACATCGGTTCGCCAAGGCAAGTAGCGGACCGCGTAGGGTGCCGGCCCCATCGCGGGCCACGTTCGATTCGCTTCGTCGGTGAGTGGATTGGAGATGTGTTCCCACATCCCTTGCTGCTCAATGAACGGCAGGATGCCAACCGAGTAGCTCAACATGTGCCGACTGAATCCGACCGGCGGCGCAGGCGCGGTCCCGTGGTCATCCCCCAACGACCAAGAATCATTTGTTTCGTTGGTGGCCCCCGTGCCGTGCATCGGCAACTGGCTGAAGGCCGCGTGGTAATTGTGAACGCCCAAGCCAATCTGCTTGAAGTTGTTGCCACAACTCATTCGCCGAGCCGCTTCGCGAGCGGCTTGGACTGCGGGCAGCAGCAACCCAACCAACACACCGATGATCGCGATCACGACCAACAACTCGACCAAAGTGAAACCGCCGCGTTGACGATTCCCGTGGCCACTCCACGGAGGTGGAAGCCGACTTCCGCTTCTTTGAATAGACATTTCACCGAACTCGTAAAAAAGAGAAAACAATGAACGCTGGCGGCAATGAAGGCGGACAGCGTGAGATCCCGGTGAGGATTCGCAGGGTGGAACGGACCCCTGGCAGCGGCTTCAGACCGCCTGGATCAAGGAGCCAGTTTCTCGGCCTCCTCGGCGGCTTCCGCTTCTGCTCCCGCCATTGCCTCGTCGTAGGCCGCGAACGCGTCTTCATCTTCACTGATCACCGTGGGCTTCGCTTCACAGCCAACCCACATGCCAACCAGCAACAACGCCAACCAAGACCTGCCGAACAACGAAGCGACTTTCATCGTCCCTACCAATCACAACCGAGAGAACGGAGACGCAGACGCACAAAGGGGCGACAAGCCTCTTTGCGCACCAACAACGCGCCTGAGAACAACATCACAGCTGATAGTGGGGGATCCCCGCGGCGAAGTCAAACTCGATCGGAGCGACCTGTTCACGTCATCAAAAGTGGCGCAGCATTCGCTTGGGGTCCACCAAACCCCGCAGGTCAACAGATGACTCGTTTTCTTACCCGCGAAGGCGTCAAGATAGGTAGCGATCAAAGACTTCACGGGCATGAGCTTCGCTCTAAGAAAATCGCCCGAAAAATATTCTTTCAAGGACTTTTGGGCGAAGCCTTTGAAATCGACGCGTGAACCAGGAGGCTCCCCAGCGTTTTCGGCCCCGTCGCTGCAAGGGACATCGATTTCTTACGTAGGCCGGATCAAGCCGTTTCGGCGCCGCTCCGGCAGATGAACGGACCAGTCCGGGCAGGTCATTGCCGGATGCGCGTCGCAAAACCTCCTTCATCCGGCCTCCGTCGGCATGAGGCTGGGCGTTGCCCTGGGCTGGCAGAGGGCTGCCCCGTTGGGGCGAAGTCGCAGAATAAACTTGGCATCCGCAATCAGAGCGTCAATCGTGACGGTTTGTTGACTCAGTTCTCAACGACGTTTCAGCGCATGCAGGATGGGCACCCTTGCTCGTCAGAGTCGGTCAAGACCACCCATCACAACCCGACGAGCGAGGGACGCCCCCAACTCCCACGACGGCCCCCTCCGGGGCGACCGTTTGTTTTCCGGCACCGGTCTCTCGGGGCTTCCGCCCCGAGCTAAGCACGACGGCCCCATCCGGGGCGAAACCCAGACGCCAGCCACCATTTATTTTCGAACATCCCGTTTGGGGCGAAGTCGTGGAATAAAACCTGCGTAGTCCAAAGCGGCGTCAAGAAAGCCGCACGGCCTACCAAGGCGGGCAGTCAGCGCATGAAAAAACGCCAAGGCAACCAGCATGGCTGGTTGCGTTGGCGTGATGAGTTTTCAGTGCCGCCAAAGACGGCGACAATCAAAGATCAGGAGCCGACTTTGGCCTTGGTGCGAGCTTCCCGCAGACCACGACTGAGGATGTCTCGCAACATGGGCGAGTAATCCTCGTACTTGCTCTCGTCTGGTGCACCGCTGCTGAACTGATAGATCGCATCGCGTGGCTTCACCCCCAAGGCGATCAGCGTGCTGCTGACCGTGGCGTAGTCGCCATTGCGAATGACCATGCTGGGGCGACCTTGCCCAACCGGTGAACGAGCGAAGACCTTGCTGGCCACCGCCAGGAACTTCACGGGTGAGTCCAACGTCTGAAGGGTCAGAAGGCGGCGAGCCAATTGCACGCGACCGTCGTCCGGATCGTTCAAGTTGCGAGCCCCGATGATGTTCAGGCCCTCCTGCAACTCAACGACTTCCTGACGCTCGTCGGCGTGAATCGCAAAACCAGCCTTGGCATCCGCCAAGATGATGTTGCAACCCTCGTAGCGATTCTTAGCGAATTCAGCGTGGGCTTTTTCCAGTGCACGACGAGACGACGTGCAACGCAATAAGTCCATCGCCAATTGGCCACGAGACCGTTGACCGAACAAGGGCGTCGCGGTGGCGCGGTTGGTTAAACCAACAAACAACCCGTTTTGATTAACCCCCAACCAAGTTCCACCGGCCTTTTGGTCGATCCCACACAAAACGCGTGGTTTACCGGATTGGATGGACGGCGTTTGGCTCGGGCGGTCCACATACTCCTCGCGGTTGGCCGCAACGAGGATGGGACTTTCGGGAACCAAACGGTACTGAACAGCAAGCAAGCACATCTGGGAGACATCCAACTTTCAAAGATCGGTGATTTCCAGTCTCACGCACGTGATCTCTCGCCAATTGATCGGGGACCCCCCGGCGAGCCTGGTGCGATACACGTGGGAACAATGTAGCCACGCGAAATCCGCCACCACACCCCCGCCTGGGTGGTTTCGTAGATATTTCTCAGATCTGGCGCGGAAGACAACCGGTCAGGGAAGATCGACCCAAACCGGTGCTCTTTGCCGTTTAGGCAGCCTATTTCGGGCCCGGGCGAACCAGCGAGCCCGAAATCAGTGGGTCCAAGCTCAGGCTTTTCGGGCTGCGATTTCAGCCTTCATGAATTCCAGACCCTCTTTCGCGAGCGTCAATTCGTCGGTGAACATCTTCCGCCAGATCTTCGTGGCGGCGGCGATTTCCGGCAGAGCCAGCCCGAACGCTTCGATGGTCAGGTAGCCGTCGTAGCCCGATTTCACGATCGCATCGAAGTTCTCTTTCCAGTTCACGCCGCCCTTGCCAGGTGTGCTGCGATCATTTTCGCTGATGTGAATGTGGAACAACTTGTCGCCGCCGGCCAAGACCGCTTCGGTGACCGATTTCTCTTCGATGTTGCTGTGGAACGTGTCGTACATGATCCCGCAGGACGGATGATCGACTTCGCGAGCGAAACGGGCTGAGTCGCCATGGCAGTTCAGCAGGTAGCACTCAAAGCGGTTGAGGGCTTCAACACCCAATTTCACGCCCACGGTCTCGGCGTATTCCGCGGTGGCTCGCATCGATTCGACGCCCCACTTCCACTCGTCGTCGGTGGGCCCAGCGCCGCTGAACAACCCGATCGCCGAGTGATACGGACCGACCAAGATTTCGACTCCGGCGGCTGCACAGCAATCCAACGTCTTTTTGTTGAGCTCAACGCCTTTGGCGCGGACCGCGGCATCGGGCGAGATCGGGTTGTCTTCTTCGCCGCGAATCGTCACGGCAGTGCGTCCCAGTCCGAGCTCATCCAGACGTTTGCCAATCTTGGCGTAGTCCAGATCGAGGTTGAACATTGGCAATTCAACGCTGTCGTATCCGAGTCCTTTGAGCTGCTCGCAAACCGGCAACATTTCCTCGGTGACTTCGCCGGACCACAACAGCAGGTTCATGCCGTACTTCATGATGTTCTTCTCTACAGAGTTCTCGAAAGGGGAATTTCAACGCAGTTTTGTGTCACCAGGATTGGCTGGGGAAGCCAGCGTCAGCTCAGGATAAGCCATCGGGCGACCTCCAGGGGCGAGCAGACGTGCGTGATGAAGTCGCACCTCTCGGCGGGCTTTGGGCAGCCAATCGCGGACGGCATCCGGCAACGCCACCAACCCAACTCGGGCCATGACTTGGTTCAACCGCATCAGCAGTGTGTCGTCGTTCAAGTAATCGTACAAGAACCGGGTGGAAGCGAACCGCTGCAGCGTGGAGGGGATTTTGTCGGTCGATTTGCCCGTGATTTTCTGAACCGCGAGCGACATTTCGTCCAGGGGGACTTCCTCAAACAACGCGTAGTACCGCTCGCCAATCTCCGGTCGGTCCTCGATCAGATTTGAATCCAACAGCATCTCGATCAGAATGTGACCGACGAAACTGGGGCGAAACCCAGCGTCACCTGGCAACAGGTCTCGCAACTGCACGGCGAACTCCAGGTTCATCCGGGCGAACGTTTCGCCTCCGTGAAACCAGTGGTCGTCATCGATGTGTGCCAGCACCCCGCGAGCGACTTGTTGAAGCACCGGATCGGCGTCGTCGACAAACGGCGCCGCCAATCGTCCGCGGGCTCGAATCTTGCGATCGATCACCGACAAAAAATCGGGGATGCCCGTCGAAACCGCCATCACAGGATGTTCCAAGTAGGGGATGGCGTGACACAGAAAATTCATGGGCAGATCTTCATCGATCGGCAAGAGAAGGCGAACGGAGTCTCGAACGAATGACGTTCCGATGTGAGTTGGGAACGGTCAACGCGTTGTGCTGCCCGTTGCGTCGGACGGCAACGATGCCGAGTGCCATTGCCCCAACCACTGCATCATCGACCACCGCAGATCGGACTGGTGCTCGGCGATCGCATCGTTCAATCGGTCCGCCAGTCGAGCATTCTCTTTCTTCAACCACAACCGAATCAGCGTGTCCTCGGCCAGGTTGCCAAGCTCCTCCGCCGCGTCGCCACCCAGCTTGCTGATCCGTTCCACGTTGAAACGATCCATTCGCACATTGGCCTTTGCCACGTGCACGTCCAACTGAATCGCGGGAGGCACCTCGCTGTAATCGGCTGACATGCTGATCACAAACTGGCACTCCAAGTTCACATCCATCGTGCCATCCACGCTGATGCTGAAAGCCTGCAGGCCCAGATTCCAACGTTCCAATCGAGTGTGAAATTTCGCAGGGGTTCGCACGACGGCGTCGA includes these proteins:
- a CDS encoding NRDE family protein encodes the protein MCLLAVQYRLVPESPILVAANREEYVDRPSQTPSIQSGKPRVLCGIDQKAGGTWLGVNQNGLFVGLTNRATATPLFGQRSRGQLAMDLLRCTSSRRALEKAHAEFAKNRYEGCNIILADAKAGFAIHADERQEVVELQEGLNIIGARNLNDPDDGRVQLARRLLTLQTLDSPVKFLAVASKVFARSPVGQGRPSMVIRNGDYATVSSTLIALGVKPRDAIYQFSSGAPDESKYEDYSPMLRDILSRGLREARTKAKVGS
- a CDS encoding sugar phosphate isomerase/epimerase family protein, whose amino-acid sequence is MKYGMNLLLWSGEVTEEMLPVCEQLKGLGYDSVELPMFNLDLDYAKIGKRLDELGLGRTAVTIRGEEDNPISPDAAVRAKGVELNKKTLDCCAAAGVEILVGPYHSAIGLFSGAGPTDDEWKWGVESMRATAEYAETVGVKLGVEALNRFECYLLNCHGDSARFAREVDHPSCGIMYDTFHSNIEEKSVTEAVLAGGDKLFHIHISENDRSTPGKGGVNWKENFDAIVKSGYDGYLTIEAFGLALPEIAAATKIWRKMFTDELTLAKEGLEFMKAEIAARKA